The proteins below are encoded in one region of Clostridium pasteurianum DSM 525 = ATCC 6013:
- a CDS encoding cytidine deaminase, with product MNYKKLILKAMEAREKAYAPYSKFKVGAAVIMDDDKLYSGCNIENASYGATNCAERTAIFKAVSEESKIIKAIAIVGDTVNYTYPCGICRQVIEEFSDGNTNIILAKNENDYIIKSFSQLFPGAFSKKDLI from the coding sequence ATGAATTATAAAAAATTAATTTTGAAAGCTATGGAGGCTAGGGAAAAAGCTTATGCACCTTATTCAAAATTTAAGGTAGGAGCTGCTGTAATAATGGATGATGATAAATTATACTCAGGTTGTAATATAGAAAATGCTTCTTATGGGGCAACAAATTGTGCTGAAAGAACTGCCATATTTAAAGCTGTATCTGAGGAAAGTAAAATTATTAAGGCTATTGCAATTGTGGGAGACACTGTGAATTATACATATCCCTGTGGCATTTGCAGACAAGTAATTGAAGAGTTTTCTGATGGTAATACAAATATAATTTTAGCTAAAAATGAAAATGATTATATTATAAAGAGTTTTAGTCAACTTTTTCCAGGAGCTTTTTCAAAAAAAGATTTAATTTGA